A single genomic interval of bacterium HR17 harbors:
- the yxlF_4 gene encoding putative ABC transporter ATP-binding protein YxlF, whose protein sequence is MLEVKGLRKEFGQLVAVKDLHFTLQPGDIFGYIGPNGAGKTTTLRMLATLLEPTAGTAVINGVDIVKQPEEARPLIGFMPDFFGLYEGITAWEYLSFFAEAYGIPAKERKQVIENVLELTDLTVKRDANVETLSRGMQQRLCLAKTLLHDPSLLLLDEPASGLDPRARAELKELLREIGAMGKIVIVSSHILPELSDFCNKIGIVEKGELLLWGDVDSILRQLQPARLLTIRCLDGAEKLAEWLRKQPEIVQVRVINSGVEAQFVGDDDTQADLLRRIVLDGHRIATFSETTMNLEDVFLRVTKGEVA, encoded by the coding sequence ATGCTGGAAGTCAAGGGGTTGCGCAAAGAGTTTGGGCAACTGGTTGCCGTCAAAGATTTGCACTTCACTTTGCAGCCCGGCGACATCTTTGGCTACATCGGTCCGAACGGAGCGGGCAAAACGACGACGCTGCGGATGTTGGCGACTTTGCTGGAACCGACAGCCGGCACAGCCGTCATCAACGGTGTGGACATCGTCAAGCAGCCTGAAGAAGCCCGCCCGCTCATCGGGTTCATGCCCGATTTCTTTGGGCTTTACGAAGGCATCACGGCGTGGGAGTATCTCTCCTTTTTCGCCGAAGCCTACGGCATCCCCGCAAAAGAGCGCAAGCAAGTCATTGAAAATGTGCTGGAACTGACTGACCTGACTGTCAAGCGTGACGCCAATGTGGAAACGCTGTCGCGCGGAATGCAACAACGCCTTTGCCTTGCCAAGACGCTGTTGCACGACCCATCGCTGTTACTGCTGGACGAACCTGCCTCGGGCTTAGACCCGCGTGCTCGCGCCGAACTGAAAGAGTTGTTGCGGGAGATCGGGGCGATGGGCAAAATCGTCATCGTCTCGTCGCACATCTTGCCTGAACTTTCCGACTTTTGCAACAAGATCGGTATCGTTGAGAAAGGCGAACTGCTGCTGTGGGGCGATGTGGACAGCATCCTGCGGCAACTGCAACCGGCGCGATTGTTGACTATCCGTTGCCTCGACGGCGCCGAAAAACTTGCCGAATGGCTGCGCAAGCAACCCGAAATCGTCCAAGTCCGAGTCATCAACAGCGGTGTGGAAGCGCAATTTGTCGGTGATGACGACACCCAGGCTGACCTTTTGCGCCGCATCGTCCTTGACGGTCACCGCATCGCCACCTTCAGCGAAACGACGATGAACCTTGAGGATGTCTTCTTGCGGGTGACCAAAGGCGAAGTTGCCTAA
- the ruvB_1 gene encoding Holliday junction ATP-dependent DNA helicase RuvB — translation MEGGRELAAWCRDLLRVVESEIRKVIVGMNDIVESVLVALAAGGHVLLEGVPGLGKTMLVRTLAQTLNLKFSRIQFTPDLMPADITGTEVLTETEAGQRTFVFRPGPIFANIVLADEINRATPKTQSALLEAMQELAVTVGGKRYPLEPPFWVMATQNPIEQEGTYPLPEAQLDRFFFKLLVPFPSLDELREIVDRTTGAELPQVQPVAGCDDLLRLQRIVREVPVAPPVRDYALKIVAATHPHNELAPSEVNRYVRYGASPRAAQTLLLAGKVFALLDGRYNVARDDIKKAVKPALRHRVILNFEAEADQVTPDALLDRLLEHVERTEREPIAV, via the coding sequence ATGGAAGGCGGTCGGGAATTGGCGGCATGGTGCCGCGACCTATTGCGCGTCGTTGAAAGTGAAATCCGCAAAGTCATCGTCGGCATGAACGACATCGTGGAGAGCGTTTTAGTCGCGCTGGCAGCAGGTGGGCATGTGCTATTGGAAGGCGTGCCGGGGTTGGGCAAAACGATGCTGGTGCGGACGCTGGCGCAAACCCTCAACCTCAAGTTTTCTCGCATCCAGTTCACGCCCGACCTGATGCCCGCCGACATTACGGGCACCGAGGTGTTGACCGAAACGGAAGCGGGGCAACGCACCTTCGTCTTTCGCCCCGGTCCGATTTTCGCCAACATCGTCCTCGCCGACGAAATCAACCGCGCCACGCCCAAAACGCAATCGGCGCTGTTGGAAGCGATGCAGGAGTTGGCGGTCACGGTCGGCGGCAAGCGCTACCCCCTTGAGCCGCCGTTTTGGGTCATGGCGACGCAAAACCCCATCGAGCAGGAAGGCACTTACCCTTTGCCCGAAGCACAGTTGGATCGCTTCTTTTTTAAGTTGCTGGTGCCCTTCCCGTCGCTGGACGAGTTGCGGGAAATCGTTGACCGCACGACGGGCGCAGAGTTGCCGCAGGTGCAACCCGTCGCCGGCTGCGACGATTTGCTGCGGTTGCAACGCATCGTGCGGGAGGTGCCGGTCGCCCCGCCCGTGCGGGATTACGCCCTGAAAATCGTCGCCGCCACGCACCCTCACAACGAACTGGCGCCGTCCGAAGTCAACCGCTATGTCCGTTACGGTGCCTCGCCGCGCGCCGCGCAAACGCTGCTGTTAGCGGGCAAGGTGTTTGCGTTGCTGGACGGGCGTTACAATGTCGCCCGCGACGACATCAAAAAAGCCGTCAAGCCCGCCCTGCGCCATCGCGTCATCCTCAACTTTGAAGCCGAAGCCGACCAAGTGACGCCCGATGCGCTCCTTGACCGCCTCCTTGAGCATGTGGAACGCACCGAACGCGAACCCATCGCTGTTTAA